The window TTTGCACTTTTGCAAGAAGTCTTGCAAGTTTTGCTTTTGTGTACAGAGATTGTGCAGAAATTGTTATCTGAGCAATATGTCATCTGCAGTGAAAATTTAAATCCGAATGTTTTGTTCTTTACAGGGAATTAATGCCCAAGTCATCAGAGGGCCAGTTGACAATGGAAAAGACTCCCAGCTACTATGTCACAAGGGAGGTCCCAGCTCGGATCTACACCATGTCCAAAGACACCAGGCTGATTGTAGTCGTCCGGGATCCTGTCACACGAGCCATCTCAGACTACACTCAGACCCGCTCCAAGAAACCGGACATCCCCTCTTTTGAGAGCCTGACTTtcaagaacatgtcagcaggtCTGATTGACACCACATGGAGTGCTGTTCAAATTGGCATGTATGCCAAGCACCTGGAGCGTTGGCTCCAGTTTTTCCCCATGGAGCAGCTGCTGTTTGTTAGTGGAGAGCGTCTCATTACTGACCCTGCAGGTGAGATGGCACATGTCCAGGACTTTCTTGGACTCAGGAGGATAGTCACTGATAAGTATTTCCACTTTAACCCAGCAAAAGGCTTCCCCTGCCTTAAGAGACCTGAGGGAAACAGCAAGCCACACTGCTTGGGTAAAACCAAAGGCAGGACCCATCCTAATATTGACCCGGAGGTGGTGCAGAGGCTAAGGGACTTTTATAAACCCTTTAATAGCAAGTTTTACAAGATGACTGGCCATGACTTTGGCTGGGATTAAGAGAAAAATGAGGACAGACTCAAGCTGATCTATTATCtggatgatttttttaaattgtatcatTCAGAATATATTGTTATACAGTGTTTGTACAGTATTTGATGGTGTAAAAACTCAGAAGTCTATTTTATGATAATTTATTGTTATGATATTAACTCACTAAGCTGCTTGACCAGGTTGTTTCATGGTTTTGGTTCCCTCTAAAAGCACAGTCTGTTTTTTATGAGCATGGTCAGTGTCATTtgaatttaaaatatatatatatatatactgtatgtatatacatatatatatatatatatatatatatatatatatatatatatatatatatatatatatatatatatatatatatattacccTTTTGTTTCACATAAATCTGATTGAGATCCGGCTACACCACAAACTGGTAATATCTCCTTAACATTTGCCTGACCCTCAGAGGACTGTGCACCCACTCAATCAGGTCAATAGAGGCCTCAGCTGATCCTGTGTACTTGCCAGGTGGATCGATATAGTAATAGCTCCTCATCATGTCAGTTAGGTCTGAGTGATGGCATTGCTGTGATCTCTTCAGAATCTCAATAAAACATTGATCTGTCAATGGCAGTAAGTTCATGGTTGACCCATGAGCCAAATTCAAATGAATACGAGGACCTGAATTTCCCCTGCAATTTGCTTACTTAACCACTATTTATACTGTCGACCCAGGAGGGAGACCAGCCATCATGCCGTTGGGGATGTTATTATCAGTTTTCCACAGAGCTGCTGCGCAGGCTTCGTAATGCCAAAACAGTAAATGATTTTATCAAAGTCATATGAGTCACATTTATTGATCTGTACTGAAATAGCTTCCATTGATCACTCTGTACAGATCTTTTACTACAGTTGATACTCAATGTGTTAATTATGCCTGTTCCCAAGAAATATTTCTTTTCTACCATTGGTGACACCTGAGGAGAATTACAATCAGTTTACCTTCCCCAAATTTCTCCTTTAAGTTTCATTTTATGGTTGAGTTTTATTCAGCCTTGATAAACATGAATCGCTCAGCATTTTCAGCATCTCTCAGTAATGATTCACTCCAGCAAGATTGTTGTGGAAGCACTATTTTAGCTGCGTTCATTGATTTATAGTACCAATATTGAAACGAAGCAGGCTTTAAGTTAGATACAGATAAAATGTGGggtcatgtgttttttttttaaagtaagaaataaatctgttttacaaaaataaaacgaTGTACTCTCTTGTTTGCAATATCAGTTGaaaaattgtggaaaaaaaacaacaaacttttCATTTAGCGAAATGTGTCTTGCTTATGTTTCTAATTCACTACCCTCACATCACCTGCATCTCTGGATCCCTGCAGACAGAAGCAAAAGCTGTGTCTAATTTATTATCTTGCACATTATTGAGCTAATTAGCACAGCATTATTTAGAACTTTTAGCTGTCTCAGCCTCCCACTGCCAACACTAAAGGGGTGTTGTTGCCATGACCTCAATGAATACATATTCAGGTTCCTCATCTGGGGAGAAGTGACATAGTTTGAAATATCCTGACTCTCCTTTATGTCACTGGGTGAGCCCTAATGATCACAAAGCAGCTGACTCGGTCACAGGAGTACAGTTTGTTGCACGTATTTGTACAAATATCTAAAATGTTATGTAAATGTAATCTGTGTACGATCGACCATATTGAGTTGCTCTGTGTTGTATATGAACTTGCTGCAAGCAACCTGTCCCATCCATCATGTAGCACAGCCAAAGGTGTCGTTTTAAGAGAGATATGAATCACCTTGCACTATTAacaacaaccttttttttttttttaactctctgGCAAAAC is drawn from Odontesthes bonariensis isolate fOdoBon6 chromosome 21, fOdoBon6.hap1, whole genome shotgun sequence and contains these coding sequences:
- the hs3st3b1a gene encoding heparan sulfate glucosamine 3-O-sulfotransferase 3B1a — protein: MEYSLILHSLHVVPSSHVRNKLFVFCIMLSLWVYMIYCCVGYCSTMPNLMYGSLNRHENDAEVDNLELSLGTSRDLLNNENDLDSKGDEWDEIRGEAKALDDNAVSSFLNETESKKLPQAIIIGVKKGGTRALLEFLRLHPDIRAVGAEPHFFDRNYEKGLEWYRELMPKSSEGQLTMEKTPSYYVTREVPARIYTMSKDTRLIVVVRDPVTRAISDYTQTRSKKPDIPSFESLTFKNMSAGLIDTTWSAVQIGMYAKHLERWLQFFPMEQLLFVSGERLITDPAGEMAHVQDFLGLRRIVTDKYFHFNPAKGFPCLKRPEGNSKPHCLGKTKGRTHPNIDPEVVQRLRDFYKPFNSKFYKMTGHDFGWD